A window of Thalassophryne amazonica chromosome 21, fThaAma1.1, whole genome shotgun sequence contains these coding sequences:
- the LOC117502900 gene encoding zinc finger protein OZF-like, producing MSQVQQLREMLKQRLTAADDELLELFERTITEYEEQICRLKEENKRNKVLDAVFNPQVDVHRADIQQLLVSKEEIVPQEQDWYLSVDLDDIKHEQEKLGTTREGQLLQQLEEADTTPFLFSPITVKSEHVEEKPQIQINQCQTDETMEAESPASNSPEHRTAQHGGEDYRRTQPPSNWGPYSHLHPDTGGRSLNSSESETDSYEWKQTGQLPSSCVTNTDVCVSNSSYTNAQTQCNWSKYGKIFCHMDYSKQHINQASAKPFSCPEQGRRWRENGILSTHMKSHAAEKPFGCSECGKRFKIKNTLSEHMRIHTGDKPFGCFECGKRFRSKSTLTRHMRVHTDVKPFGCSECGKRFKYKASHSKHMSTHTGNKPFGCSQCGKRFGQKSYMHRHMRIHTSDKPYSCSQCGKRFGQRSSLKDHMIFHTGEKRFACSVCRKLFGLKSNLNKHMRIHTGERPYGCFQCGKRFGQKGHLNKHLRIHSREKPFGS from the exons ATGTCTCAAGTCCAACAGCTGAGAGAGATGTTGAAACAACGGCTGACTGCAGCTGATGATGAACTATTGGAATTGTTTGAAAGAACAATCACAGAGTACGAAGAACAAATTTGTcgattaaaagaagagaacaaacgcAATaaagtgctggatgctgttttcaatccTCAAGTTGACGTACACAGAGCAG ACATTCAACAGCTGCTTGTAAGTAAAGAAGAAATTGTCCCTCAGGAGCAGGATTGGTATCTGAGTGTTGACCTGGACGACATTAAACATGAACAAGAGAAACTCGGCACTACTCGGGAGGGACAGctacttcagcagctggaggaggctgaTACCACTCCGTTCCTTTTCTCTCCTATCACTGTGAAGAGTGAACATGTTGAAGAAAAACCACAGATTCAGATAAATCAATGCCAAACAGATGAGACCATGGAGGCAGAGTCTCCAGCCAGCAACTCACCTGAACACAGAACAGCACAACATGGTGGTGAGGACTATAGAAGAACGCAACCACCTAGTAACTGGGGTCCATATAGTCATCTGCATCCAGATACCGGTGGCAGGAGTTTAAACAGTTCTGAAAGTGAGACTGACAGTTATGAATGGAAACAGACAGGGCAACTTCCTTCAAGTTGTGTTACAAACACTGATGTCTGTGTTAGCAATAGCAGTTATACCAATGCTCAAACACAATGTAATTGGTCCAAATATGGAAAAATATTTTGTCACATGGACTATTCCAAACAGCACATAAATCAAGCAAGTGCGAAACCATTTAGCTGCCCTGAACAGGGTAGAAGATGGAGGGAAAACGGCATTCTAAGCACACACATGAAAAGCCATGCAGcagaaaaaccatttggctgctccGAGTGTGGCAAAAGGTTTAAAATAAAGAACACACTGAGTgagcacatgagaattcatacaggagacaaACCATTTGGCTGCTTCGAGTGTGGTAAGAGATTTCGATCAAAGAGCACGCTGACCAGACACATGAGAGTTCATACAGAtgtgaaaccatttggctgttctgagtgtggcaaaagatttAAATACAAGGCTTCTCATAGCAAACACATGAGTACTCATACAGGAAATAAACCTTTTGGCTGTTCTCAATGTGGTAAACGATTTGGGCAAAAGAGCTATATGCAtcgacacatgagaattcatacaagtGACAAACCATATAGCTGCTctcagtgtggtaaaagatttggacaacggAGTAGTCTTAAGGATCACATGATATTTCATACGGGAGAGAAACGATTTGCCTGCTCTGTGTGCCGTAAACTATTTGGACTAAAGAGTAATCTTAataaacacatgagaattcacacaggagagaGACCATATGGCTGTTttcagtgtggtaaaagatttggacaaaagggacatCTGAACAAACACTTGAGAATTCATTCAagagagaaaccatttggttCTTAG